The following are encoded together in the Vigna angularis cultivar LongXiaoDou No.4 chromosome 9, ASM1680809v1, whole genome shotgun sequence genome:
- the LOC108347071 gene encoding uncharacterized protein LOC108347071 translates to MRCKKHLPDLTSTIGVCASCLRERLHPIYVAQVQAQAHAQSGENASPRPKPEEKPAPINFPRSVSPYVSRRKSDCDSRRERLFYGTPQAKPAARDGGAVAEKRRHGGGRFWMFSNIFRGRSHKTEAARREPYEERPTGSSWFTTMLPTRHHKGGETDRRRFRRADRGMSPSTAADLSDEAAQERSDSGNSTECSPQRQNPTPATAHRRSRMSAGGGAKGLSTSMAFCLSPLVRASPNQHWTHNNNNTNNSKGLGQEMGAGGPHHISSAASYCANRSRKLADFGRNPHNR, encoded by the coding sequence ATGAGGTGTAAGAAGCACTTACCTGACCTCACCAGCACAATCGGCGTTTGCGCCTCGTGTCTCCGGGAACGTCTCCACCCTATCTACGTAGCCCAGGTCCAGGCCCAGGCCCATGCCCAATCCGGAGAAAACGCATCTCCCCGGCCCAAGCCGGAGGAGAAACCTGCGCCCATCAATTTCCCGCGCTCGGTGTCCCCCTACGTCTCGCGCAGAAAATCCGACTGCGACAGCCGCCGAGAGAGGCTCTTCTACGGCACGCCGCAGGCTAAACCTGCCGCGCGCGACGGCGGAGCTGTGGCGGAGAAGCGGAGACACGGCGGCGGAAGGTTCTGGATGTTCTCGAACATTTTCCGTGGCAGATCGCACAAGACGGAGGCCGCGCGTCGGGAACCGTACGAGGAACGGCCAACGGGATCGTCGTGGTTCACGACGATGCTCCCTACGCGCCACCACAAAGGCGGAGAAACCGACAGACGGAGATTCAGGCGCGCGGATCGTGGTATGTCGCCGTCAACGGCGGCTGATTTAAGCGATGAGGCGGCGCAGGAGCGGTCCGATTCCGGGAATTCGACGGAGTGTTCGCCTCAGAGACAGAATCCGACGCCTGCAACGGCACATCGGCGGTCTCGGATGAGTGCCGGCGGCGGAGCCAAGGGACTGTCGACGAGCATGGCGTTCTGTCTGAGTCCTTTGGTTCGGGCGAGTCCGAACCAGCATTGGACccataacaataataataccAATAATAGTAAAGGATTGGGCCAGGAGATGGGTGCTGGTGGGCCCCACCACATATCATCTGCGGCGTCGTATTGCGCCAATCGGTCGCGGAAGCTAGCGGATTTCGGCAGGAACCCGCACAACCGTTGA